One genomic region from Solwaraspora sp. WMMD792 encodes:
- a CDS encoding HAMP domain-containing sensor histidine kinase, whose amino-acid sequence MPDLPTGDVLAVFAIGLGASLLIGVPGAVALRLLRRHSIVVHLTVLLTVTVLAVLAGVVGAAQAMFLSVHDRDVVLLVLAASGAVSLAVGWWLGARLARQAVWADQLRQRERQAEANRRELVAWVSHDLRTPLAGLRAMAEALEDGVVADRATVADYHRRIRAETDRMTQLVDDLFELSRINAGALRLSLRRVPLAEVVSDALASAEPLARARGIRLVAAERGWPSVTASEPELARIIGNLLRNAIRFTPYDGVVQVSAGRDGGAAWLAVHDTCGGIPEADLPRVFDVAFRGETARSPAPAGPPRAGSRVGPAYLPGWAGPPRPEPPPAGGGLGLAIVRGLVEAHGGRVEVANAGPGCRFLVHLPAAG is encoded by the coding sequence ATGCCTGACCTGCCCACCGGCGACGTCCTCGCCGTGTTCGCCATCGGGCTGGGCGCATCGTTGCTGATCGGTGTGCCGGGCGCGGTCGCGCTGCGGCTGCTGCGCCGGCACAGCATCGTCGTGCACCTGACCGTCCTGCTCACCGTCACCGTACTGGCGGTCCTCGCCGGCGTCGTCGGCGCGGCCCAGGCGATGTTCCTGTCCGTCCACGACCGGGACGTGGTGCTGCTGGTGCTCGCCGCGTCCGGAGCGGTCAGCCTGGCTGTCGGCTGGTGGCTGGGTGCCCGGCTGGCCCGGCAGGCGGTCTGGGCCGACCAGCTGCGTCAGCGCGAACGCCAGGCCGAGGCGAACCGGCGGGAGCTGGTCGCCTGGGTGTCGCACGACCTGCGGACGCCGCTGGCGGGGCTGCGGGCCATGGCCGAGGCGCTGGAGGACGGCGTCGTCGCCGACCGGGCCACCGTCGCCGACTACCACCGGCGGATCCGGGCCGAGACCGACCGGATGACCCAACTCGTCGACGACCTGTTCGAACTGTCCCGGATCAACGCCGGCGCGTTGCGGCTGTCGCTGCGCCGGGTGCCCCTCGCCGAGGTGGTCTCCGACGCCCTGGCGTCGGCGGAGCCGCTGGCCCGGGCGCGGGGCATCCGGCTGGTCGCCGCCGAACGCGGCTGGCCGTCGGTCACCGCCAGCGAGCCGGAACTGGCCCGGATCATCGGCAACCTGCTTCGCAACGCGATCCGGTTCACCCCGTACGACGGGGTGGTGCAGGTCAGCGCGGGCCGCGACGGCGGTGCCGCCTGGCTGGCGGTGCACGACACCTGCGGCGGCATTCCCGAGGCGGACCTGCCGAGGGTGTTCGACGTGGCGTTCCGGGGCGAGACGGCGCGCAGCCCCGCTCCCGCCGGCCCGCCCCGAGCGGGGTCGCGGGTCGGGCCGGCGTACCTGCCCGGTTGGGCCGGACCGCCCCGTCCCGAGCCGCCGCCGGCCGGCGGCGGGCTCGGCCTGGCGATCGTGCGCGGCTTGGTCGAGGCGCACGGCGGTCGGGTCGAGGTGGCCAACGCCGGCCCTGGCTGCCGGTTTCTCGTCCACCTGCCCGCCGCCGGTTGA
- a CDS encoding ABC transporter permease, whose product MNPLAGTGQLVRLILRRDRLVMPLWIIWLSVMPANFAAAFPALYPTAAERSAFAQTSNANAALVALYGPVHTADLGGLVAWRISIVTVIVALISLLTVVRHTRTEEEAGRRELLGAAPIGRYAGPAAALVVVFAANLLLAAAVAAGLAGQGLPVAGSAALGAQFAAAGWLFAAVGAVAAQLATTAAAARGIAAGVLGAAVAGRVVGDLSAHTGGPLGWLSWVSPFGWVMRLRPYADDAWWVLGPLAAATAGLVAVAAGLHGRRDLGSGLLAAGTGPATGGPRLAGPVALAWRLHRGPLAGWTAGFALTGALLGAVAGGVGDMLTDNPTLRDLFARLGGAAGLVDLFLAAMLGLFAVGAAGYAIAAVGRLRVEETSGRAEPVLAAPVSRSRWAASHLLFALVGPVVLMAGAGSTMGAAYGLSGGDVGPTTARVLVGAFATLPAVWLLAAVALALVGLVPRLAMAGWAVLAVTVGLDLFGALLQLPQPLRDLSPFTHLPSLPGGQVSAVPLVVLALLAAGSAAAGMIGLRRRDLPVG is encoded by the coding sequence GTGAACCCGCTGGCCGGCACCGGGCAGCTGGTCCGGCTGATCCTGCGCCGCGACCGGCTGGTCATGCCGCTGTGGATCATCTGGCTGTCGGTGATGCCGGCGAACTTCGCCGCCGCCTTCCCCGCCCTCTACCCCACCGCCGCCGAACGGTCGGCGTTCGCGCAGACCAGCAACGCCAACGCCGCGCTGGTCGCGTTGTACGGCCCGGTGCACACCGCCGACCTCGGCGGGCTGGTCGCCTGGCGGATCAGCATCGTCACCGTCATCGTGGCGCTGATCAGCCTGCTCACCGTCGTCCGGCACACCCGTACCGAGGAGGAGGCCGGCCGGCGGGAACTGCTCGGCGCCGCCCCGATCGGCCGGTACGCCGGCCCGGCCGCCGCCCTCGTCGTCGTCTTCGCCGCCAACCTGTTGCTCGCCGCGGCGGTCGCCGCCGGGCTGGCCGGCCAGGGGCTGCCGGTCGCCGGGTCGGCCGCCCTCGGTGCCCAGTTCGCCGCGGCCGGTTGGCTGTTCGCCGCTGTCGGGGCGGTCGCCGCCCAGCTCGCCACCACCGCCGCAGCGGCCCGGGGGATCGCCGCCGGCGTACTCGGCGCCGCCGTGGCCGGCCGGGTCGTCGGTGACCTCAGCGCCCACACCGGCGGGCCGCTGGGCTGGCTGAGCTGGGTGTCGCCGTTCGGCTGGGTGATGCGGCTACGTCCGTACGCCGACGACGCCTGGTGGGTGCTCGGCCCGCTCGCCGCCGCGACCGCCGGGCTGGTCGCCGTCGCGGCCGGGCTGCACGGCCGCCGGGACCTGGGGTCCGGGCTGCTGGCGGCCGGCACCGGGCCGGCGACCGGCGGGCCCCGGCTGGCCGGCCCGGTCGCGCTGGCCTGGCGGCTGCACCGGGGGCCGCTGGCCGGCTGGACGGCCGGGTTCGCCCTCACCGGTGCGCTGCTGGGCGCGGTGGCCGGCGGGGTCGGCGACATGCTGACCGACAATCCCACACTGCGTGACCTGTTCGCCCGGCTCGGCGGGGCCGCCGGCCTGGTCGACCTGTTCCTGGCCGCGATGCTCGGCCTGTTCGCTGTCGGGGCGGCCGGGTACGCGATCGCCGCCGTGGGCCGGCTGCGGGTCGAGGAGACCAGTGGTCGGGCCGAGCCGGTGCTCGCCGCACCGGTGTCCCGGTCCCGCTGGGCGGCCAGTCATCTGCTGTTCGCCCTGGTCGGCCCGGTCGTGCTGATGGCCGGTGCCGGGTCGACGATGGGTGCGGCGTACGGGCTGTCCGGCGGTGACGTCGGCCCGACGACGGCCCGGGTGCTGGTCGGTGCGTTCGCGACGCTGCCGGCGGTGTGGCTGCTCGCGGCGGTCGCGCTCGCCCTGGTCGGGCTGGTGCCCCGGCTGGCGATGGCCGGGTGGGCGGTGCTGGCGGTGACGGTCGGACTCGACCTGTTCGGTGCGCTGCTGCAACTGCCGCAGCCGCTGCGCGATCTCTCCCCGTTCACGCATCTGCCGAGCCTGCCGGGCGGGCAGGTGTCGGCCGTACCGCTGGTCGTCCTGGCACTGCTGGCGGCCGGCTCCGCCGCCGCCGGCATGATCGGGCTGCGGCGGCGGGACCTGCCGGTCGGCTGA
- a CDS encoding ABC transporter ATP-binding protein, with protein METTIQVRGLTKRYGRSTALDGLDLSVAAGEVHGFLGPNGAGKTSTIRVLLGLLRPDGGQVSLLGGDPWRDGVALHRRLAYVPGDVSLWPNLTGGEVIDLLGRLRGGLDRRRRTDLLERFALDPTKKCRSYSKGNRQKVALIAALAADVELLLLDEPTSGLDPLMEAVFRDRVADAARQGRTVLLSSHILAEVEALCDRVTIVRDGRTVESGTLAELRHLTRTTIVADLAEVADLPEVADLAGVHGLRVDGTRLRCEVEPAALPEVLRRLAEAGVRGLVSQPPTLEELFLRHYHGTGARR; from the coding sequence ATGGAAACAACGATCCAGGTCCGGGGCCTGACCAAGCGGTACGGCCGCAGCACCGCGCTGGACGGGCTCGACCTGAGCGTGGCGGCCGGCGAGGTGCACGGCTTCCTCGGCCCCAACGGTGCCGGCAAGACCAGCACCATCCGGGTGCTGCTCGGCCTGCTGAGGCCCGATGGCGGGCAGGTGTCGCTGCTCGGTGGCGACCCGTGGCGGGACGGGGTCGCCCTGCACCGTCGCCTCGCGTACGTGCCGGGCGACGTCAGCCTCTGGCCGAACCTGACCGGCGGTGAGGTGATCGACCTGCTCGGTCGACTGCGCGGTGGCCTCGACCGGCGCCGCCGCACCGACCTGCTGGAGCGCTTCGCGCTGGACCCGACGAAGAAGTGCCGCAGCTACTCCAAGGGCAACCGACAGAAGGTGGCGCTGATCGCCGCCCTCGCCGCCGACGTGGAGCTGCTGCTGCTCGACGAGCCCACCTCCGGGCTGGACCCGCTGATGGAGGCGGTGTTCCGCGACCGGGTCGCCGACGCCGCCCGGCAGGGCCGGACCGTCCTGCTGTCCAGCCACATCCTCGCCGAGGTCGAGGCGCTGTGCGACCGGGTCACCATCGTCCGCGACGGACGGACCGTGGAAAGTGGCACCCTCGCCGAGCTGCGGCATCTGACCCGTACCACGATCGTCGCCGACCTGGCCGAGGTGGCCGACCTGCCCGAGGTGGCCGACCTGGCCGGGGTGCACGGGCTCAGGGTCGACGGGACCCGGCTGCGCTGCGAGGTCGAGCCGGCCGCGCTGCCCGAGGTGCTGCGCCGGCTGGCCGAGGCCGGCGTACGCGGGCTGGTCAGCCAGCCGCCGACGCTGGAGGAACTGTTCCTGCGGCACTACCACGGCACCGGAGCACGGCGGTGA
- a CDS encoding ThuA domain-containing protein, which yields MTGVPVRPGAGLTRRAVGTGLLGGIVALVTTGCTDSSVESSTESSVETGYRVLVYSRTTGYRHDSIPAGVATVGELGAEHGFTVDATEDPAVFTPDNLSRYAAVVFLNTTGDVLDAAGRAAFEGYINGGGGFVGVHAAADTEHNWPFYGELVGAYFAQHPPVQPATVEVVDRTHPATAHLPTRWKRTDEWYDYRTRPTDARILAVLDETSYTGGQMGQPHPHAWCRTYAGGRAFYTGGGHTIEAYAEPAFRTHLLGAVRWAAGRSADDADGGRSADDADRDATG from the coding sequence GTGACCGGCGTGCCGGTCCGGCCCGGTGCCGGCCTCACCCGACGGGCGGTCGGCACCGGCCTGCTCGGCGGTATCGTGGCGCTGGTGACCACCGGCTGCACCGATTCGAGCGTCGAGTCGAGCACCGAGTCGAGCGTCGAGACCGGGTACCGGGTGCTGGTCTACAGCCGCACCACCGGGTACCGGCACGATTCCATCCCGGCCGGGGTCGCGACCGTCGGCGAACTCGGCGCGGAGCACGGCTTCACCGTCGACGCCACCGAGGACCCGGCCGTCTTCACCCCGGACAACCTGAGCCGGTACGCCGCCGTCGTCTTCCTCAACACCACCGGCGACGTGCTCGACGCCGCCGGCCGGGCCGCGTTCGAGGGCTACATCAACGGCGGCGGCGGATTCGTCGGGGTGCACGCGGCCGCCGACACCGAACACAACTGGCCGTTCTACGGCGAACTTGTCGGTGCGTACTTCGCCCAGCACCCGCCGGTGCAGCCGGCCACCGTCGAGGTCGTCGACCGGACCCACCCGGCCACCGCACACCTGCCGACCCGCTGGAAGCGCACCGACGAGTGGTACGACTACCGGACCCGGCCGACCGACGCCCGGATCCTCGCGGTGCTCGACGAGACCAGCTACACCGGCGGGCAGATGGGGCAGCCGCACCCGCACGCCTGGTGCCGGACGTACGCCGGCGGCCGCGCCTTCTACACCGGCGGCGGCCACACCATCGAGGCGTACGCCGAACCGGCGTTCCGCACCCACCTGCTCGGCGCGGTCCGCTGGGCCGCCGGCCGGTCGGCCGACGACGCCGACGGGGGCCGGTCGGCCGACGACGCCGACCGGGACGCCACAGGGTGA
- a CDS encoding family 43 glycosylhydrolase: MATFLIATPARADNPIVQHIYTADPAPMVHDGRVYLYTSHDEDGSTYFTMNDWHLFSSADMVNWTHHGSPLSLTTFSWASADAWAGHVIERNGRFYWYVPVKARATNSMAIGVAVADSPTGPFRDALGHPLVANGEIDPHAFIDDDGQAYLYWGNPNLWYVRLNPDMISYSGSPTRIPLTTAGFGTRTGDPDRPTLYEEGPWVYKRNGIYYNVFAAECCSEFIGYSTAPGPTGPWTYRGTVMPRQGGSFTNHPGVIDFAGGSYFFYHNGALPGGGGFTRSVAVEKFSYRADGTIPTMNMTTAGAPQIGTLNPYVRQEAETVAWSAGIETERSSEGTMNVGWIENGDYIKVKGVAFGAGAASFTARVAADSSGGSIELRLGGPTGTRVGTCDVPGTGGWQSWTSVSCPVTGASGTHDLYLRFTGGSGYLLNVDWWQFNTGTAPPPTSPPPTTAPPTTPPPTTPPPTTAPPTTAPPTTPGSSCTATVSAPASWPGGYEGRLTVTNSTSTAIDGWRVTFTLPAGQTVAQGWSGTFSQQGSQVTVTNASYNGQLSAGSSTTAGFITSASGASQLPGNVTCTAG, from the coding sequence GTGGCGACGTTCCTCATCGCCACCCCCGCCCGGGCCGACAATCCGATCGTGCAACACATCTACACCGCCGACCCGGCACCGATGGTCCACGACGGCCGGGTGTACCTGTACACGAGCCACGACGAGGACGGCTCGACGTACTTCACCATGAACGACTGGCACCTGTTCTCCTCCGCCGACATGGTCAACTGGACACACCACGGGTCACCGTTGAGCCTGACCACGTTCAGCTGGGCCAGCGCCGACGCCTGGGCCGGCCACGTCATCGAACGCAACGGCAGGTTCTACTGGTACGTACCAGTGAAGGCCAGGGCGACCAACTCGATGGCGATCGGAGTCGCGGTGGCGGACAGCCCGACCGGCCCGTTCCGCGACGCGCTCGGCCACCCGCTGGTGGCCAACGGCGAGATCGACCCGCACGCGTTCATCGACGACGACGGGCAGGCGTACCTGTACTGGGGTAACCCCAACCTGTGGTATGTCCGGCTCAACCCCGACATGATCTCGTACTCGGGGAGCCCGACCCGGATCCCGCTGACCACCGCCGGGTTCGGCACCCGCACCGGCGATCCGGACCGGCCCACGCTGTACGAAGAGGGGCCCTGGGTCTACAAGCGCAACGGAATCTACTACAACGTCTTCGCCGCCGAATGCTGCTCCGAGTTCATCGGTTACTCGACGGCTCCCGGACCGACCGGCCCGTGGACCTACCGGGGTACGGTGATGCCGCGACAGGGCGGCAGCTTCACCAACCACCCCGGCGTCATCGACTTCGCCGGTGGCTCGTACTTCTTCTACCACAACGGCGCACTGCCCGGCGGCGGTGGATTCACCCGTTCCGTCGCGGTGGAGAAGTTCAGCTACCGTGCCGACGGCACGATTCCGACGATGAACATGACCACGGCGGGCGCCCCGCAGATCGGCACGCTGAACCCGTACGTCCGTCAGGAGGCCGAGACGGTCGCCTGGTCGGCCGGGATCGAAACAGAGCGGTCCAGCGAGGGCACCATGAACGTCGGCTGGATCGAGAACGGCGACTACATCAAGGTGAAGGGCGTTGCCTTCGGCGCCGGGGCGGCGTCGTTCACGGCGCGGGTGGCCGCTGACTCCAGCGGCGGGAGCATCGAGCTGCGACTCGGCGGCCCGACCGGCACCCGGGTCGGCACCTGCGACGTGCCCGGCACCGGCGGCTGGCAGAGCTGGACCAGTGTCTCCTGCCCGGTCACCGGAGCCTCCGGCACCCACGATCTGTACTTACGGTTCACCGGTGGCAGCGGCTACCTGCTCAACGTCGACTGGTGGCAGTTCAACACCGGCACCGCCCCGCCGCCGACCAGCCCGCCACCCACGACGGCGCCACCGACGACGCCACCACCGACGACGCCACCACCGACAACGGCGCCGCCGACCACCGCCCCGCCGACCACACCTGGGTCGTCCTGCACGGCAACCGTGTCGGCACCGGCGTCCTGGCCGGGCGGCTACGAGGGGCGGCTGACGGTCACCAACAGCACCTCCACCGCCATCGACGGCTGGCGGGTGACCTTCACCCTGCCCGCCGGGCAGACCGTCGCCCAGGGCTGGAGCGGAACGTTCAGCCAGCAGGGCAGCCAGGTGACGGTGACCAACGCCAGCTACAACGGCCAGCTGTCCGCCGGATCTTCGACCACCGCAGGCTTCATCACATCGGCCAGCGGTGCGAGTCAGCTACCCGGCAACGTCACCTGCACGGCGGGCTGA
- a CDS encoding DUF397 domain-containing protein, with the protein MRPPILRDARCRAVFRSARRLPLTNGSARRRVCLRRTRGGPVPQSPPPPSWRKSSRSGSGECVEVARTETRVHVRDSKTRDHSLQFDHERWRAFLSSL; encoded by the coding sequence ATGCGTCCGCCTATACTTCGGGATGCTCGATGTCGAGCGGTTTTCAGATCGGCGAGGCGACTCCCGCTGACCAACGGATCCGCACGGCGGCGGGTGTGTCTTCGCAGAACGAGGGGAGGACCCGTGCCGCAGTCACCACCACCGCCCAGTTGGCGCAAGAGCAGTCGCAGCGGTAGCGGAGAGTGTGTCGAGGTAGCCCGAACCGAAACCCGCGTTCACGTCCGGGACTCGAAGACCCGTGATCACAGTCTCCAATTCGATCACGAACGGTGGAGAGCCTTCCTCTCGTCATTGTGA
- a CDS encoding ADP-ribosylglycohydrolase family protein: protein MDGTAAGGDRASGCLFGLAYGDALGKPTEFLTVAEIHHRYGLAGPRELVGDPALVTDDTQMTLAVGWALHDAPAATPEELEPLLRARFLAWAASPDNNRAPGMTCLRACGELATGVAWQQATVAGSKGCGANMRVAPVGLVDAYDDDTVAGVAQLQAGLTHGHPTALAASELTAIAVRLLRAGTPLPALPGLLREHCRGQREVYRDDWLGPLWQRPGMDSPAGFISRGWDECLDVLDRLDAALAAGDDGGDACRVTGEGWIAEEALATGLLCALWHADDPVDGLARGAATSGDSDSIACLAGAFLGAAYGTAAWPTTWPDRIEYADQLHALGRAWD, encoded by the coding sequence GTGGATGGTACGGCGGCGGGTGGTGACCGGGCGTCCGGGTGCCTGTTCGGGCTGGCGTACGGTGACGCCCTCGGCAAGCCGACCGAGTTCCTGACGGTCGCCGAGATCCACCACCGGTACGGCCTGGCCGGGCCACGTGAGCTGGTCGGCGATCCGGCGCTGGTCACCGACGACACCCAGATGACCCTCGCGGTCGGCTGGGCGCTGCACGACGCCCCGGCCGCCACCCCGGAGGAGCTGGAGCCGCTGCTCCGGGCCCGGTTCCTGGCCTGGGCGGCCAGCCCGGACAACAACCGGGCCCCGGGGATGACCTGCCTGCGGGCCTGCGGCGAACTGGCCACCGGGGTGGCCTGGCAGCAGGCCACCGTCGCCGGGTCGAAGGGCTGCGGGGCGAACATGCGGGTCGCCCCGGTCGGCCTGGTCGACGCCTATGACGACGACACCGTGGCCGGCGTCGCGCAACTGCAGGCCGGGCTGACCCATGGACACCCGACCGCGCTGGCCGCGAGCGAGTTGACCGCCATCGCGGTCCGGCTGCTGCGCGCGGGTACGCCACTGCCGGCGCTGCCGGGCCTGCTGCGTGAGCACTGTCGCGGGCAGCGGGAGGTGTACCGCGACGACTGGCTCGGCCCGCTGTGGCAGCGGCCGGGAATGGACAGTCCGGCGGGGTTCATCTCGCGGGGCTGGGACGAGTGTCTCGACGTACTGGACCGGCTCGACGCGGCGTTGGCCGCCGGGGACGACGGCGGCGACGCCTGCCGGGTCACCGGGGAAGGCTGGATCGCGGAGGAGGCCCTGGCCACCGGGCTGCTCTGCGCGCTGTGGCACGCCGACGACCCGGTGGACGGGTTGGCCCGCGGGGCGGCCACCTCCGGTGACTCGGACTCGATCGCCTGTCTGGCCGGGGCCTTCCTCGGCGCGGCGTACGGAACGGCGGCCTGGCCGACGACGTGGCCGGACCGCATCGAGTACGCCGACCAACTGCACGCCCTCGGCCGGGCCTGGGACTGA
- a CDS encoding glycoside hydrolase family 11 protein encodes MKDTVVKPRRRGRMRLLIGTACAAALVVSGMVIAPSAHAEADRYLSSNQTGTHNGYFFSFWKDSGNASMTLRENGRYSSSWDRSTNNWVGGKGWATGTRRTVSYSGSYNPGNNNTYLALYGWTRNQLIEYYVVENFGSYNPSSGAQRMGSVTTDGGVYDILRSQRVNAPSIDGTQTFWQYWSVRQQKRTGGTITTANHFDAWARAGMQLGSNHSYQVMATEGYQSQGSSDINVWEGGSGNPGPSPTGNPGNPGNPGNPGDPGQSNCTAVLSAGQQFGDRFNLNVSVQNVSNWTVTLSLHGGQSLQNSWNASVSGTTGNITARPNGSGNNFGVTIMHGGNWTWPTVTCRT; translated from the coding sequence ATGAAGGACACTGTCGTCAAGCCGAGAAGGCGCGGCCGCATGCGGCTGCTGATCGGCACCGCGTGCGCCGCTGCGCTGGTCGTCAGCGGCATGGTGATCGCCCCCAGCGCGCACGCCGAGGCCGACCGGTACCTCAGTTCGAACCAGACCGGTACGCACAACGGATACTTCTTCTCGTTCTGGAAGGACAGCGGCAACGCCAGCATGACGTTGCGCGAGAACGGCCGGTACTCCAGTTCGTGGGACCGCAGTACCAACAACTGGGTCGGTGGCAAGGGCTGGGCCACCGGTACCCGTCGGACGGTCAGCTACTCGGGCAGCTACAACCCGGGCAACAACAACACCTACCTCGCCCTGTACGGGTGGACGCGCAACCAGCTCATCGAGTACTACGTGGTCGAGAACTTCGGTAGCTACAACCCGAGCAGCGGCGCGCAGCGGATGGGCTCGGTCACCACCGACGGCGGTGTCTACGACATCCTGCGCAGCCAGCGGGTCAACGCGCCGTCGATCGACGGCACCCAGACGTTCTGGCAGTACTGGAGCGTCCGGCAGCAGAAGCGCACCGGCGGCACCATCACCACCGCCAACCACTTCGACGCCTGGGCGCGCGCCGGGATGCAGCTCGGCTCCAACCACAGCTACCAGGTGATGGCGACCGAGGGCTACCAGAGCCAGGGGAGCTCCGACATCAACGTCTGGGAGGGCGGCAGCGGCAACCCCGGACCGTCCCCGACCGGTAACCCCGGTAACCCCGGTAACCCCGGCAACCCGGGTGACCCGGGCCAGAGCAACTGCACCGCCGTGCTGTCGGCCGGCCAGCAGTTCGGCGACCGGTTCAACCTCAACGTCTCGGTGCAGAACGTCAGCAACTGGACGGTGACCCTCAGCCTGCACGGCGGACAGAGCCTGCAGAACAGCTGGAACGCCTCGGTCAGCGGCACGACCGGGAACATCACCGCCAGGCCGAACGGTAGCGGTAACAACTTCGGAGTGACGATCATGCATGGCGGCAACTGGACCTGGCCGACCGTCACCTGTCGAACATGA
- a CDS encoding RtcB family protein — translation MSHTLLPGTRAPVKVWTDPATIEPQASQQLRNIGTLPWVHGVAVMPDVHYGKGATVGSVIAMRQALAPAAVGVDIGCGMSAVRTSLIDAQLPDDLGALRTAIEAAVPVGFQARETPVDPRRVHGLPTAGWDRFWSGFADLHPGVAALESRAQRQLGTLGGGNHFIEVCVEQGGPGAGRVWLMLHSGSRNIGKELAERHIAAARKLPHNADLPDRDLAVFLADTAEMAAYRRDLAWAQEYAARNRAVMLALLCRVLRTAVPAVRFDEPISCHHNYVAEEVYDGVPLLVTRKGAIRAGRGELGIIPGSMGTGSYIVRGRGSEAAYCSASHGAGRRMSRSKAKKTYTVDDLAEQTAGVECRKDAGVVDEIPAAYKDLDQVLAEQADLVEVVAHLRQVVCVKG, via the coding sequence ATGAGTCATACGCTGCTGCCCGGCACCCGGGCCCCGGTCAAGGTCTGGACCGATCCGGCGACCATCGAGCCGCAGGCCAGCCAGCAGTTGCGCAACATCGGCACGCTGCCGTGGGTGCACGGCGTCGCGGTGATGCCCGACGTGCACTACGGCAAGGGCGCCACCGTCGGCTCGGTGATCGCGATGCGCCAGGCGCTGGCCCCGGCGGCGGTCGGCGTCGACATCGGCTGCGGCATGTCCGCGGTGCGGACCAGCCTGATCGACGCGCAGCTGCCGGACGACCTGGGCGCGCTGCGTACCGCGATCGAGGCCGCGGTCCCGGTCGGCTTCCAGGCCCGCGAGACCCCCGTCGACCCGCGCCGGGTGCACGGCCTGCCCACCGCCGGCTGGGACCGGTTCTGGTCCGGCTTCGCCGACCTGCACCCCGGGGTCGCCGCGCTGGAGTCCCGGGCGCAGCGTCAGCTCGGCACGCTCGGCGGCGGCAACCACTTCATCGAGGTCTGCGTCGAGCAGGGCGGTCCGGGCGCCGGCCGGGTCTGGCTCATGCTGCACTCCGGCTCCCGCAACATCGGCAAGGAGCTGGCCGAGCGGCACATCGCGGCGGCCCGGAAGCTGCCGCACAACGCCGACCTGCCCGACCGCGACCTGGCGGTGTTCCTCGCCGACACGGCGGAGATGGCGGCGTACCGGCGGGACCTGGCCTGGGCGCAGGAGTACGCGGCCCGCAACCGGGCGGTCATGCTGGCGCTGCTCTGCCGGGTGCTGCGCACGGCGGTGCCGGCGGTCCGCTTCGACGAGCCGATCTCCTGCCACCACAACTACGTGGCCGAGGAGGTCTACGACGGGGTGCCGCTGCTGGTGACCCGCAAGGGGGCGATCCGGGCCGGGCGGGGCGAGCTGGGCATCATCCCCGGGTCGATGGGGACCGGGTCCTACATCGTGCGGGGTCGGGGCAGCGAGGCGGCGTACTGCTCGGCGTCGCACGGCGCGGGTCGACGGATGTCGCGGTCGAAGGCGAAGAAGACCTACACCGTCGACGACCTGGCCGAGCAGACCGCCGGGGTGGAGTGCCGCAAGGACGCCGGTGTGGTCGACGAGATCCCGGCGGCGTACAAGGACCTGGACCAGGTGCTCGCCGAGCAGGCCGACCTGGTCGAGGTGGTGGCGCACCTGCGGCAGGTGGTCTGCGTCAAGGGTTGA
- a CDS encoding phosphodiesterase, protein MTFGAWLAHVRGGRLLHPRGCSFTGAVQLWGPLAEWFLPAGRWPAVIRFSRGTPTPPGWPDILGLAVRVHAPDRPVDLLVSSAGRAPVLRHLPLLRRDFATTYGSILSLRHGRHRIYLAVSPATPGRLGGAVEQLADVAARRPIVLRLAAATGTGRWRTFGRIDVGEPLPSAVDAALAFDPTGHPPLRLRTGGLIQRLRTVTYAASRRARGARTDDNPIAATGQRPLA, encoded by the coding sequence GTGACCTTCGGAGCCTGGCTGGCGCACGTGCGAGGCGGTCGGCTGCTGCACCCGCGCGGCTGCTCGTTCACCGGCGCGGTCCAGCTCTGGGGACCGCTCGCCGAATGGTTCCTGCCGGCGGGGCGCTGGCCGGCCGTCATCCGCTTCTCCCGGGGCACCCCGACCCCGCCCGGCTGGCCGGACATCCTGGGCCTTGCGGTCCGCGTCCACGCCCCGGACCGCCCGGTCGACCTGCTGGTGTCCAGTGCCGGCCGAGCACCGGTACTGCGTCACCTGCCACTGCTCCGGCGCGACTTCGCCACCACGTACGGCAGCATCCTGTCGTTGCGGCACGGTCGGCACCGGATCTACCTGGCCGTGTCGCCGGCCACCCCGGGCCGCCTCGGCGGCGCGGTCGAGCAGCTAGCCGATGTCGCCGCCCGTCGCCCGATCGTGCTGCGGCTGGCGGCGGCCACCGGCACCGGCCGCTGGCGGACGTTCGGTCGGATCGACGTCGGCGAGCCACTGCCGTCCGCTGTCGACGCCGCGCTCGCCTTCGACCCGACCGGTCACCCTCCGCTGCGGCTGCGCACCGGCGGGCTGATCCAACGGCTCCGTACGGTCACCTATGCCGCCTCCCGGCGCGCCCGGGGCGCCCGCACCGACGACAATCCGATTGCCGCCACCGGCCAGCGGCCTTTAGCGTGA